In a single window of the Litorilituus sediminis genome:
- the ileS gene encoding isoleucine--tRNA ligase: MSDYKHTLNLPATSFAMKGNMANREPNMLKDWASKDLYGKIRAAKKGKKSFILHDGPPYANGNIHLGHAVNKILKDIIVKSKTLSDFNAPYVPGWDCHGLPIELMVEKKVGKPGHKVSAAEFRQKCRDYAIKQVDGQREDFKRLGIFADWEKPYLTMDFDTEANIIRALGKIAENGHLQQGFKPVHWCTDCGSALAEAEVEYKDKQSPAIDVKFVADDAVASKFSHPENHQGEGEIGLVIWTTTPWTLPANRAISVHPEVEYTLVQCEGEQGKQRLILASDLVSSCMDRFGIDKYHALGFCKGADLELVQAQHPFYDFTVPVILGEHVTTDSGTGCVHTAPGHGVDDFVVGKEYDLEVANPVGANGVYLEDTPLFAGQHVFKANTSVVEVLKERGALIHHHAFEHSYPHCWRHKTPIIFRATPQWFVSMDKKDLRADSLKEIEKTQWIPDWGQSRIESMVEGRPDWCISRQRTWGVPIALFIHKDTGALHPRSIELIEEVAKRVEQSGIQAWFDLEASELIGDDAKEFIKVPDTLDVWFDSGTTHYSVVNAREEFDGIADLYLEGSDQHRGWFMSSMMSSVAMTGKAPYKQVLTHGFTVDVNGHKMSKSLGNVVTPSQITNNLGADILRLWTASVNYTQEITVSDEIFKRQADAYRRIRNTSRFLLSNLNGFEPAQHSVALDDMVALDRWVVDKAARLQEEIVQAYDEYEFHVVVHKLMNFCTTELGGFYLDIIKDRQYTAKSDSNARRSCQTAMYLIAEAMTRWMAPILSFTAQEIWQALPAPAGEAREEFVFTGVWFDGLAKISDDVALDNDYWNQLLLVRGEVNRALELARKDKVVGKALEAEVTLYCNAKLADDLAKLEDELRFVLITSKATIQVLDSVESAPEGAMATDIDGLAVKVTAASGEKCERCWHVTEDIGDNETYKDLCGRCVTNVEGDGEERKFA; encoded by the coding sequence ATGAGTGATTACAAACATACCCTCAATTTACCAGCAACTTCGTTTGCCATGAAAGGTAATATGGCAAACCGTGAACCTAACATGCTCAAAGATTGGGCTAGTAAAGATCTTTACGGCAAAATTCGTGCTGCAAAGAAAGGGAAAAAGTCATTTATTTTGCATGATGGCCCTCCATATGCGAACGGTAATATTCATTTAGGTCATGCGGTTAATAAAATTTTAAAAGATATTATTGTTAAATCGAAAACACTGTCTGATTTCAATGCCCCTTATGTACCAGGTTGGGATTGTCATGGTTTACCAATTGAGCTTATGGTTGAGAAAAAGGTGGGTAAACCAGGCCATAAAGTTTCAGCTGCGGAATTTCGTCAAAAATGTCGTGACTATGCTATCAAGCAAGTAGACGGTCAGCGTGAAGACTTTAAACGTTTAGGTATTTTTGCTGATTGGGAAAAGCCTTATTTAACCATGGATTTTGATACTGAAGCTAATATTATCCGAGCTTTAGGCAAAATCGCTGAAAATGGTCACTTACAGCAAGGCTTTAAACCTGTGCATTGGTGTACAGATTGTGGTAGTGCTTTAGCTGAAGCTGAAGTGGAATATAAAGACAAACAATCGCCTGCCATCGACGTTAAGTTTGTTGCTGATGATGCTGTAGCAAGTAAGTTCTCACACCCAGAAAATCATCAAGGTGAAGGCGAAATTGGTTTAGTTATTTGGACAACAACGCCGTGGACATTACCTGCAAACCGCGCTATTTCAGTACACCCTGAGGTTGAGTACACTTTAGTTCAATGTGAGGGTGAGCAAGGTAAGCAACGCTTAATACTTGCTTCTGATTTAGTTAGCAGTTGTATGGATAGATTCGGTATTGATAAATACCATGCACTTGGCTTTTGTAAAGGTGCCGATCTTGAGTTAGTGCAAGCACAGCATCCATTTTATGACTTTACCGTACCGGTTATTTTAGGTGAGCATGTTACTACAGATTCAGGTACTGGTTGCGTGCATACCGCGCCAGGTCATGGTGTCGACGATTTTGTTGTTGGTAAAGAATATGATTTAGAAGTTGCTAACCCTGTTGGCGCTAATGGTGTTTACTTAGAAGATACGCCATTATTTGCAGGTCAACATGTCTTTAAAGCCAATACTAGTGTTGTTGAAGTTTTAAAAGAAAGAGGTGCCTTGATTCATCATCATGCCTTTGAACATTCATATCCACATTGCTGGCGCCATAAAACACCGATTATTTTCCGCGCTACGCCGCAGTGGTTCGTTAGCATGGATAAGAAAGACTTACGTGCTGACTCATTAAAAGAAATTGAAAAAACGCAATGGATTCCAGATTGGGGGCAAAGCCGCATTGAGTCTATGGTGGAAGGGCGTCCTGATTGGTGTATTTCACGCCAACGTACCTGGGGTGTACCCATTGCATTATTTATTCATAAAGATACAGGCGCACTTCACCCTCGCAGCATTGAGCTGATTGAAGAAGTCGCAAAACGTGTTGAACAGTCGGGTATTCAAGCGTGGTTTGATTTAGAAGCAAGTGAATTAATTGGTGATGATGCCAAAGAGTTTATCAAAGTACCTGATACCTTAGATGTGTGGTTTGATTCTGGTACAACTCATTACTCTGTAGTAAACGCGAGAGAAGAGTTTGACGGAATTGCTGATTTATACCTTGAAGGCTCAGATCAACATCGTGGTTGGTTTATGTCGTCAATGATGTCATCTGTTGCTATGACAGGTAAGGCACCATATAAGCAAGTGCTTACTCATGGTTTCACTGTTGATGTAAATGGTCATAAGATGTCTAAATCGTTAGGTAATGTGGTCACACCATCACAAATTACCAATAATTTAGGTGCGGATATTTTACGTTTATGGACTGCATCAGTTAACTATACGCAAGAAATTACTGTGTCAGATGAGATATTTAAGCGTCAAGCTGATGCTTATCGTCGTATCCGTAATACTTCACGTTTCTTATTATCTAACTTAAACGGTTTTGAGCCAGCACAACACTCAGTTGCATTAGATGACATGGTGGCACTTGATCGTTGGGTAGTTGATAAAGCTGCTCGTCTACAAGAAGAAATTGTTCAAGCATACGATGAGTATGAATTCCATGTGGTTGTGCATAAGCTAATGAACTTCTGTACAACAGAGTTAGGTGGTTTCTACTTAGATATCATCAAGGACAGACAGTATACAGCGAAAAGTGACAGTAATGCGCGTCGCTCTTGTCAAACGGCTATGTATTTAATTGCCGAAGCGATGACACGCTGGATGGCGCCTATTTTATCTTTTACTGCTCAGGAAATTTGGCAGGCGTTACCAGCTCCAGCAGGAGAGGCAAGAGAAGAGTTTGTCTTTACTGGTGTATGGTTTGATGGCTTAGCGAAAATTTCTGATGATGTAGCCCTTGATAACGATTATTGGAATCAGCTGTTATTGGTGCGTGGTGAAGTTAACCGTGCATTAGAGCTAGCGCGTAAAGACAAAGTTGTAGGCAAAGCATTAGAAGCGGAAGTCACACTTTATTGTAATGCTAAGCTTGCTGATGACTTAGCTAAGTTAGAAGATGAATTACGCTTTGTTTTGATCACTTCTAAAGCAACAATTCAGGTGCTTGACTCAGTTGAAAGTGCTCCAGAAGGTGCTATGGCTACGGATATTGACGGCTTAGCTGTTAAAGTTACTGCGGCTTCAGGTGAAAAGTGTGAGCGTTGCTGGCATGTAACTGAAGATATTGGTGACAATGAAACTTATAAAGATCTATGTGGCCGTTGTGTAACCAATGTTGAAGGCGATGGTGAAGAGCGCAAGTTCGCCTAA
- the ribF gene encoding bifunctional riboflavin kinase/FAD synthetase gives MQLVRGIHNIRAKDHGCVLTIGNFDGVHLGHQRVIQALVNKARTLNCVPAVLVFEPQPQELFSPDTAPARLCRLRDKYGLLEKLGVERLICVNFTRKFANQSAEQFIEHLLVEKLGIKHLIVGDDFHFGKNRTGNFAMLSEAGKVFNFGVTDTASYKLSDCRISSTEIRKALEQDNLSEATSMLGREYSIVGKVFHGDKRGRQLGFPTANVLLKRRVSPLSGVFAVKVNTSLGQFSGVANIGARPTVAGLRQQLEVHIFDFDAELYGQCIEVIIKKKIRNIMKFDTLAALTEQIAADSEQAKLILK, from the coding sequence ATGCAGTTAGTTCGCGGTATACACAATATTCGTGCTAAAGATCATGGTTGTGTACTTACAATAGGTAACTTTGATGGTGTTCATTTAGGGCATCAGCGAGTGATTCAGGCTCTGGTTAATAAAGCGCGCACCTTAAATTGTGTGCCAGCAGTCTTGGTATTTGAGCCGCAACCGCAAGAGCTTTTTTCTCCTGATACTGCGCCAGCAAGGCTGTGTCGACTGCGTGATAAATACGGTTTATTAGAAAAGCTTGGTGTAGAGCGTTTAATTTGTGTGAACTTTACCCGAAAATTTGCTAACCAAAGTGCTGAACAGTTTATTGAGCACTTGTTAGTTGAGAAACTGGGTATAAAGCACTTAATTGTTGGTGATGATTTTCATTTTGGTAAAAATCGCACCGGCAATTTTGCCATGTTATCTGAGGCGGGCAAGGTCTTTAACTTTGGTGTGACTGATACGGCAAGTTATAAACTGTCAGATTGTCGAATCAGTAGCACAGAAATACGTAAAGCGCTTGAGCAGGATAACTTGTCTGAAGCTACCAGCATGCTTGGCCGAGAATACTCTATTGTTGGTAAGGTTTTTCATGGTGACAAACGAGGCAGGCAGTTAGGTTTTCCGACGGCGAATGTTTTATTAAAGCGCCGTGTTTCACCGCTAAGTGGTGTTTTTGCCGTTAAAGTGAATACTAGCTTAGGGCAATTTTCAGGTGTGGCTAATATTGGTGCCAGACCAACTGTTGCCGGTTTACGTCAACAGCTTGAAGTACATATTTTTGATTTTGATGCTGAGCTTTATGGGCAATGCATTGAAGTAATTATTAAGAAAAAAATACGCAATATTATGAAGTTTGATACCTTAGCAGCATTAACAGAGCAAATCGCTGCTGATAGTGAGCAAGCTAAATTAATATTGAAGTAA
- the murJ gene encoding murein biosynthesis integral membrane protein MurJ, producing the protein MSKKLIKSGIIVSAMTLISRVLGLVRDVVIANVMGAGFMADVFLFANKIPNFLRRLFAEGAFAQAFVPVLSEYHTKDESVNEHQLAETRRLIAQVSGTLGVIVTLVTLFGMIASPVFVMLFGFGWFVDWLNDGSAAQKFDLAANLLKITFPYLWFISFAALSGAVLNTLGRFAVAAFTPVLLNIAIILMAIYGADFTQSPAHALAWGVFLGGLVQFIFQLPFLYRAGVLVKPTWAWHSKGVTKVRKLIVPALFGVSVTQINLLLDTLIASFLVTGSISWLYYADRLLEFPLGLFGIGIATVVLPSLSKLHAKQSLHEFSATLDWGIRVISLFGWPALAGLMVLAQPIIMVLFMRGEFSEQDVLQVSFALFAYLSGLLSFMFIKVLAPGFYARQDTKTPVKIGIKAMVANMAFNLMLAPFLGYVGLALATTLSATLNAFLLYRALKADEVFQLSTATKIFIAKLVLSAAVMALVVYLTSPVFSDWLAMGFFKQIQQLVLCITLGCISYFLMIFVLGIRMKDFKVEKAENIPEISS; encoded by the coding sequence TTGAGTAAAAAGTTAATTAAGTCAGGCATTATTGTCAGTGCGATGACATTGATTTCTCGTGTGCTTGGTTTAGTCAGGGATGTGGTTATTGCCAATGTTATGGGCGCGGGCTTTATGGCCGATGTATTTTTATTTGCGAATAAAATACCCAATTTTTTGCGCCGACTTTTTGCTGAAGGCGCCTTTGCTCAAGCCTTTGTTCCGGTATTAAGTGAGTATCATACGAAAGATGAAAGCGTGAATGAGCATCAGTTAGCAGAAACTAGAAGGCTAATCGCGCAAGTTTCGGGCACGCTTGGTGTGATAGTCACCTTAGTGACCTTGTTCGGTATGATAGCCTCACCCGTTTTTGTTATGTTATTTGGCTTTGGCTGGTTTGTTGATTGGTTAAATGATGGTTCTGCAGCGCAGAAGTTTGATTTAGCCGCTAATTTATTAAAAATTACCTTTCCTTATTTATGGTTTATCAGTTTTGCTGCCTTATCAGGCGCAGTGCTAAATACCTTAGGACGATTTGCTGTTGCCGCATTTACGCCAGTTTTACTTAATATTGCCATTATATTAATGGCAATTTATGGTGCTGATTTTACGCAAAGCCCGGCTCATGCGCTCGCTTGGGGGGTATTTTTAGGGGGCCTGGTTCAGTTTATTTTTCAATTACCGTTTCTTTATCGAGCAGGTGTTTTAGTTAAGCCTACTTGGGCTTGGCATAGCAAGGGTGTTACTAAAGTACGTAAATTGATCGTTCCAGCCTTGTTTGGTGTTTCTGTAACGCAAATCAACTTGTTATTAGATACCTTAATTGCTAGCTTTTTAGTTACTGGCTCAATTAGCTGGCTTTATTATGCCGATAGGTTGTTGGAATTTCCTTTAGGGTTATTCGGTATTGGTATTGCTACGGTAGTTCTGCCGAGTTTATCTAAGCTGCATGCCAAGCAAAGCCTACATGAATTTAGTGCTACGCTTGATTGGGGAATTCGCGTTATTAGTTTATTTGGTTGGCCTGCACTGGCTGGTTTAATGGTTTTAGCACAGCCAATTATCATGGTGTTATTTATGCGCGGAGAGTTTAGTGAGCAAGATGTTCTACAAGTTTCTTTTGCCCTATTTGCTTATTTATCCGGCTTATTAAGTTTTATGTTTATCAAAGTGTTAGCACCGGGTTTTTACGCTAGGCAAGATACAAAAACGCCAGTAAAAATTGGCATTAAGGCTATGGTGGCTAATATGGCATTTAATTTAATGCTAGCGCCGTTTTTAGGTTATGTCGGTTTGGCGTTGGCGACAACTTTATCTGCGACATTAAATGCTTTTTTGTTGTATCGAGCGTTAAAGGCGGACGAGGTATTTCAGCTATCAACGGCAACTAAGATATTTATTGCTAAACTAGTGCTCTCGGCTGCTGTTATGGCGTTAGTAGTGTACCTAACATCTCCAGTATTTTCTGATTGGTTAGCCATGGGCTTTTTCAAGCAAATACAACAATTAGTATTATGTATCACTTTAGGTTGTATCAGCTATTTCCTTATGATTTTCGTGCTTGGTATTAGAATGAAAGATTTTAAGGTTGAAAAAGCAGAAAATATTCCAGAAATATCGTCATAG
- the rpsT gene encoding 30S ribosomal protein S20, translating into MANSKQAKKRAVQSEKRRQHNASRRSMMRTLIKKVIAAIEAGDKEVATKEFAAATPILDRYASKGLIHKNKAARSKSRLNAAIKAL; encoded by the coding sequence TTGGCTAACTCAAAGCAAGCTAAGAAGCGCGCAGTACAATCTGAAAAGCGCCGTCAACATAACGCAAGCCGTCGCTCAATGATGCGCACTTTAATCAAAAAAGTAATCGCAGCTATTGAAGCCGGTGACAAAGAAGTTGCAACAAAAGAATTTGCAGCTGCAACACCAATTTTAGACCGTTACGCAAGCAAGGGTCTTATCCATAAAAACAAAGCTGCTCGTAGTAAGAGCCGTTTAAACGCTGCTATCAAAGCGCTTTAA
- a CDS encoding dipeptidyl-peptidase 3 family protein, translating into MLHSNKNQNRKNLSKIASAILIASIALSGCSETSNKANNSSAQATSSSPQLLPGFEKRLDIYKEVTLNADLSHLSDKQKTMLAMLIDASKIMDDLFWLQAFSQDKNSYLASIKDEKVRQFVEMNYGPWDRLDGDKIFMSDAKAKSLGAQFYPQDMSKAEFEQAEIADKTGLYSIVTRDSVGKLTTVAYSEKYNEQLTRAAAILEEASQYAEDKEFANYLVMRAQALRTDNYQASDFAWMDMKNNPIDVVIGPIENYEDQLYGYRTAFESYVLVKDLVWSEKLAKYAAYLPELQKELPVAKKYKSEVPGSDADLNAYDVIYYAGHSNAGSKTIAINLPNDEEVQLKKGTRRLQLKNAMQAKFDAIMTPIAETLIVPEQRKHVTFTGFFANTMFHEVAHGLGIKNTINNKGTVRQALKEHASALEEGKADILGLYMIRQLLEKGVITEGQLEDYYTTFMAGIFRSVRFGASSAHGKANMVRFNYFKEKGAFSRNEQGLYSVDMAKMSAAIDSLSELILTLQGTGDYQGVDELVATTGIVSATLANDLARLETANIPVDIVFTQGKQVLGL; encoded by the coding sequence ATGCTACATTCAAATAAAAATCAAAATAGAAAAAACCTTAGCAAAATTGCCAGTGCTATCTTAATTGCCAGTATTGCTTTATCTGGTTGCAGTGAAACCAGTAATAAGGCCAACAACTCAAGTGCTCAAGCAACAAGCAGTTCACCACAATTACTTCCCGGTTTTGAAAAGAGATTAGATATATATAAAGAAGTGACCTTAAATGCCGATTTAAGCCATTTGAGTGATAAACAAAAAACCATGTTAGCTATGCTTATAGACGCATCTAAAATCATGGACGATTTATTTTGGCTACAAGCTTTTTCTCAAGACAAAAATAGTTACCTTGCCAGCATTAAAGATGAAAAAGTACGCCAATTTGTCGAAATGAACTATGGTCCTTGGGATCGCCTTGATGGTGACAAAATCTTCATGAGTGATGCCAAAGCCAAAAGTTTAGGCGCACAATTTTATCCACAAGACATGAGTAAAGCAGAATTTGAGCAAGCAGAAATAGCAGATAAAACCGGCTTATATTCCATCGTAACTCGTGACAGTGTCGGCAAGCTAACCACAGTTGCTTATTCAGAAAAATACAACGAGCAATTAACCCGAGCCGCTGCTATTTTAGAAGAAGCATCGCAATACGCTGAAGATAAAGAGTTTGCCAATTACTTAGTAATGCGTGCTCAAGCATTACGCACGGATAACTACCAAGCATCAGACTTTGCTTGGATGGATATGAAAAACAACCCAATTGATGTTGTTATCGGCCCAATCGAGAATTATGAAGATCAATTATACGGTTACCGCACAGCTTTTGAGTCATATGTACTAGTTAAAGACTTAGTGTGGAGTGAAAAGCTGGCGAAATATGCCGCTTACCTACCTGAGTTACAAAAAGAATTGCCTGTCGCTAAAAAATACAAATCAGAAGTACCAGGCTCAGATGCAGATCTAAATGCTTATGATGTTATCTACTACGCCGGCCACTCAAATGCGGGTAGTAAAACTATCGCCATCAACCTACCAAACGATGAAGAAGTGCAACTTAAAAAAGGCACACGTAGATTACAGCTAAAAAATGCCATGCAAGCCAAGTTTGATGCCATTATGACTCCGATTGCAGAAACATTAATAGTGCCTGAGCAACGTAAACACGTAACCTTTACTGGTTTCTTTGCTAATACCATGTTCCATGAAGTAGCACACGGGCTTGGCATTAAAAATACCATTAATAATAAAGGCACTGTCCGTCAAGCTTTAAAAGAGCATGCTTCAGCACTCGAAGAAGGCAAAGCTGATATTTTAGGTTTATATATGATCCGCCAACTTTTAGAAAAAGGTGTGATTACTGAAGGCCAACTTGAAGATTACTACACAACCTTTATGGCTGGTATTTTCCGCTCGGTTCGCTTTGGCGCAAGCTCTGCACATGGTAAAGCTAACATGGTTCGCTTTAATTACTTTAAGGAAAAAGGTGCTTTTAGCCGCAACGAGCAAGGGCTTTATAGTGTCGACATGGCTAAAATGTCAGCCGCTATTGACTCATTATCTGAGTTAATCTTAACACTACAAGGTACAGGTGATTACCAAGGTGTTGACGAACTTGTTGCGACCACAGGTATTGTGAGCGCAACCTTAGCAAACGACTTAGCTCGACTAGAAACGGCCAATATCCCTGTAGATATTGTTTTTACTCAAGGTAAGCAAGTTTTAGGACTTTAA